A window of Aliarcobacter trophiarum LMG 25534 contains these coding sequences:
- a CDS encoding SIMPL domain-containing protein, with product MKRVLSTALFFPIFAFSYELGFNKTFTKSINADTIMSNISISVEKPNEKSINIEIEKFNNFVKNTKNITIENSYYNLTPKYEYIDNKSVFKGYLGESRFTIKSEDTKKINGFLNDLIELKDSIKSNDLKLNVSNLSWELSNKLQYKMIDELRLEALIWIENYAKELSAQISKKCNVKSVNINEESSTYYPRARMQSSADSLQKSYEQEITPINNEQSIKINTNYILDCK from the coding sequence ATGAAAAGAGTATTATCAACTGCCTTATTCTTTCCTATTTTTGCTTTTTCATATGAGCTAGGATTTAATAAAACATTCACAAAAAGTATAAATGCAGATACTATTATGAGTAATATCTCTATTTCAGTAGAGAAGCCTAATGAGAAGAGTATAAATATTGAAATAGAAAAATTCAATAACTTTGTAAAGAACACAAAGAATATAACAATAGAAAACAGCTATTATAATTTGACTCCAAAATATGAATATATAGATAATAAATCAGTATTTAAGGGTTATCTAGGAGAATCTAGATTTACTATAAAATCAGAAGATACAAAAAAAATAAATGGATTTTTGAATGATTTAATTGAACTAAAAGATAGTATAAAATCAAACGATTTAAAACTAAATGTATCAAACCTATCTTGGGAATTAAGTAATAAATTACAATACAAAATGATAGATGAACTTAGACTTGAAGCTTTAATTTGGATAGAAAATTATGCAAAAGAGTTATCAGCACAAATATCAAAAAAATGTAATGTAAAAAGTGTAAATATAAATGAAGAGAGTTCTACATACTACCCTAGAGCAAGAATGCAATCTAGTGCAGATAGTCTTCAAAAAAGCTATGAGCAAGAGATTACACCAATTAATAATGAACAAAGTATAAAAATAAATACTAACTATATCTTGGATTGTAAGTGA
- the hisF gene encoding imidazole glycerol phosphate synthase subunit HisF: MNNLTKRIIPCLDVNNGRVVKGVNFVGLKDAGDPVEIAKRYNDEGADELTFLDISASVENRGTIVDIVKNVAKEVFIPLTVGGGIRNLDDIYALLNVGCDKISINSSAVKTPNLIDDGAKRFGSQCIVVAIDVKKVANGSYNVFVKGGREDTGINAITWAKEVENRGAGEILLTSMDTDGVKQGFDLEITEQISKIVNIPVIASGGAGNMHHFKEAFDCGASAALAASIFHFKEVDIMELKKYLQKNGINVRI; this comes from the coding sequence TTGAATAATCTAACAAAAAGAATAATCCCATGTCTAGATGTAAACAATGGAAGAGTTGTAAAAGGTGTAAACTTTGTGGGTTTAAAAGATGCTGGTGATCCAGTTGAAATAGCAAAAAGATACAACGATGAAGGTGCTGATGAGCTTACATTTTTAGATATTAGTGCAAGTGTAGAAAACAGAGGAACTATTGTTGATATTGTAAAAAATGTGGCAAAAGAGGTATTTATTCCTTTAACAGTTGGGGGAGGAATACGAAATTTAGATGATATTTATGCACTTTTAAATGTAGGTTGTGACAAAATCTCTATAAACTCAAGTGCTGTTAAAACTCCAAACTTGATAGATGATGGGGCAAAAAGATTTGGAAGTCAATGTATTGTTGTAGCAATAGATGTTAAAAAAGTAGCAAATGGTTCATATAATGTTTTTGTAAAAGGCGGTAGAGAAGATACTGGGATAAATGCAATAACTTGGGCAAAAGAGGTAGAAAATAGAGGAGCAGGAGAGATACTTTTAACTTCTATGGATACAGATGGAGTAAAACAAGGTTTCGATTTAGAAATTACTGAACAAATCTCTAAAATAGTAAATATTCCTGTAATTGCAAGTGGTGGAGCTGGAAATATGCATCATTTTAAAGAAGCTTTTGATTGTGGAGCAAGTGCTGCTTTAGCTGCTTCAATATTTCACTTTAAAGAGGTAGATATTATGGAACTTAAGAAATATTTACAAAAAAATGGTATTAATGTAAGGATATAA
- the rsmA gene encoding 16S rRNA (adenine(1518)-N(6)/adenine(1519)-N(6))-dimethyltransferase RsmA: MEKVKAKKEFGQNFLKDSSILDKIIQSMPQNNNHIVEIGPGLGDLTKNLVKYKDVTAYEVDTDLIGILKSKFATEIENRRFDLKHIDVLRAWDELKSLHSMKYDLIANLPYYIATNIILRAFEDELCEHIIVMVQKEVAEKFSAKVNDKEYSSLGIITETISKESKILFDVPPTAFDPMPKVTSSILYIKKDLDKKVDKDFNRFLKACFVQPRKKLSKNLSSILDKSEILSLYNELGLNDNLRPHEVSSSLYSQMHTKVKNGRDKK, encoded by the coding sequence ATGGAAAAAGTAAAAGCAAAAAAAGAGTTTGGGCAAAACTTTTTAAAAGATAGTTCAATTTTAGATAAAATCATCCAATCGATGCCCCAAAACAATAATCATATTGTAGAAATTGGGCCTGGATTAGGTGATTTGACTAAAAATTTAGTCAAATACAAAGATGTGACAGCTTATGAGGTTGATACCGATTTAATTGGTATTTTAAAGTCGAAATTTGCAACAGAGATTGAGAACAGAAGATTTGATTTAAAGCATATCGATGTTTTAAGGGCTTGGGATGAGCTAAAATCTCTACATAGTATGAAATATGATTTAATAGCAAATTTACCATACTATATTGCAACAAATATTATATTAAGAGCATTTGAAGATGAGCTTTGCGAACATATTATTGTAATGGTTCAAAAAGAGGTTGCTGAAAAATTTTCAGCAAAAGTAAATGATAAAGAGTACTCATCTTTGGGGATAATTACAGAAACTATCTCAAAAGAATCAAAAATACTCTTTGATGTTCCTCCAACGGCATTTGACCCAATGCCAAAGGTTACATCTTCAATTCTTTATATAAAAAAAGATTTAGATAAAAAAGTAGATAAAGATTTTAATAGATTTTTAAAAGCCTGTTTCGTACAGCCACGAAAAAAACTATCAAAAAATCTTAGCTCTATTTTAGATAAATCTGAAATCCTCTCTCTTTATAATGAGTTAGGATTGAATGACAATTTACGACCTCACGAAGTTAGTTCATCTTTGTATAGCCAAATGCATACAAAGGTAAAAAATGGAAGAGATAAAAAATGA
- a CDS encoding ribonuclease J: MEEIKNEEIVKVSETETKLNGDRTNSVNREKREFRPRTPRPPRKENSEASQENGSNGEQAYEKKPYKKKKPNNKPRFFNKDLPTSGDGWINDLKKAYMINEKIHKDRLNPHYKLNLNSNAKIRITPLGGLNEIGGNMMVVETENEAIIVDVGMSFPDGDMHGVDILIPDFTYLREIKDKIVAVIITHGHEDHIGAMPYLFKEMQFPIYGSPLPLEMIGSKFDEHKMREHRALFRAISKRTPIKIGNDFEIEWMHITHSIIDSSAIAIKTAAGTMIHTGDFKIDHTPYDGFPTDIHRLAHYGEEGVLVLTSDSTNSHTPGFTKTEKAVGPTFERIFSTAKGRVIMSTFSSNIHRVAQAIEKALKYGRKICVIGRSMEKNLDIAMTLGYIKFPKDQFIEAHEVNKYSDKEIMIVTTGSQGESMSALYRMAIHEHRHIKIKPEDQIILSSKAIPGNEGSVSEIINHLLKAGAQVAYQDYADIHVSGHAAQEEQKLMLRLVKPKFFLPVHGEYNHALKHGETGVDCGVLERNVYVMADGEQIEVNPKYLKKVKSVKSGKVYIDNQLNNKISDDVVIDRQTMAKEGIVMIVAQINENDRALAIKPKVATFGFISDKQDRFFTNEIEEILNTFLVNAKPGIFKNSRILEDELRKVVRKHCVRKYKKYPMIVPTIFVQ; encoded by the coding sequence ATGGAAGAGATAAAAAATGAAGAGATTGTTAAAGTAAGTGAAACTGAAACAAAATTAAACGGGGATAGAACAAACTCAGTAAACCGTGAGAAAAGAGAGTTTAGACCAAGAACTCCTAGACCACCTAGAAAAGAAAATAGCGAAGCTTCTCAAGAAAATGGCTCAAATGGCGAACAAGCTTATGAAAAAAAGCCTTATAAGAAGAAAAAACCAAATAATAAACCTAGATTTTTCAATAAAGATTTACCAACAAGTGGTGATGGTTGGATAAATGATCTTAAAAAAGCTTATATGATAAATGAGAAAATACATAAAGATAGATTAAATCCTCACTATAAACTAAATCTAAACTCAAATGCCAAAATTAGAATTACTCCTCTTGGAGGATTAAATGAAATTGGTGGGAATATGATGGTTGTTGAGACTGAAAATGAAGCAATTATTGTAGATGTTGGTATGAGTTTTCCAGATGGTGATATGCATGGAGTTGATATTTTAATTCCAGACTTTACATATCTTAGAGAGATTAAAGATAAGATAGTTGCAGTTATTATTACTCACGGACATGAAGACCATATTGGTGCAATGCCATATTTGTTTAAAGAGATGCAGTTTCCAATTTATGGTTCACCGCTGCCATTAGAGATGATTGGAAGTAAGTTTGATGAACATAAAATGAGAGAGCATAGAGCTCTGTTTAGAGCTATTTCAAAAAGAACTCCAATAAAAATAGGAAATGATTTTGAAATAGAGTGGATGCATATTACTCACTCAATTATTGATTCATCTGCAATTGCTATAAAAACAGCAGCTGGAACTATGATTCATACAGGTGACTTTAAAATAGACCATACTCCATATGATGGTTTTCCAACAGATATACATAGACTTGCTCATTATGGAGAGGAGGGTGTTTTAGTTTTAACTTCAGATTCAACTAACTCACACACACCTGGATTTACAAAAACTGAAAAAGCAGTTGGTCCTACGTTTGAAAGAATTTTTAGCACAGCAAAAGGAAGAGTTATAATGAGTACATTCTCTTCAAATATTCATAGAGTTGCACAAGCTATTGAAAAAGCTCTTAAATATGGAAGAAAAATCTGTGTAATTGGTCGATCTATGGAAAAGAATTTAGATATTGCTATGACTCTAGGGTATATAAAATTTCCAAAAGACCAATTTATAGAGGCTCATGAAGTAAATAAATACTCTGATAAAGAGATTATGATTGTAACAACTGGAAGCCAAGGTGAGTCAATGAGTGCTTTATATAGAATGGCAATTCATGAGCATAGACATATTAAAATAAAACCAGAAGATCAAATAATTCTATCGTCAAAAGCAATTCCAGGAAATGAAGGAAGTGTTTCAGAGATTATAAATCATCTTTTAAAAGCTGGTGCACAGGTTGCTTATCAAGATTATGCTGATATACATGTATCTGGACATGCTGCCCAAGAGGAGCAAAAATTAATGCTTAGACTTGTTAAACCAAAATTTTTCTTGCCAGTTCATGGAGAGTATAATCATGCTTTAAAACATGGTGAAACTGGAGTTGATTGTGGTGTTTTAGAGAGAAACGTGTATGTTATGGCAGATGGTGAACAAATAGAAGTTAATCCAAAATATCTTAAAAAAGTAAAATCTGTAAAAAGTGGTAAAGTTTATATAGATAATCAATTAAATAATAAAATCTCTGATGATGTGGTTATTGATAGACAGACAATGGCAAAAGAGGGAATTGTTATGATTGTAGCTCAAATAAATGAAAATGATAGAGCTCTCGCTATAAAACCAAAAGTTGCAACATTTGGTTTTATATCTGATAAGCAAGATAGATTTTTTACAAATGAGATAGAGGAGATTTTAAATACATTTTTAGTTAATGCAAAACCTGGGATATTTAAAAATAGTAGAATTTTAGAAGATGAACTTAGAAAAGTTGTAAGAAAACATTGTGTAAGAAAATATAAAAAATACCCAATGATTGTTCCTACTATATTTGTTCAATAA
- a CDS encoding KpsF/GutQ family sugar-phosphate isomerase, with protein sequence MNYKEIVKEVLLIEAKELEIASSSISFDIESIVDLIVNSKGKLIVTGVGKSGLVGAKIAATLASTGTSSFFLHPTEAMHGDLGMIGKDDIVLGISYSGESEELIQILPHIKRFNIPLIAMARDENSTLAKYSDYFINISVKKEACPLDTAPTSSTTLTMAMGDALAVCLMKKRDFKKEDFASFHPGGSLGKKLFIKLDDLLRKENLPVVSRETKLKDAIIVMSEGRLGTVIIEDEENRVIGVLSDGDLRRALMKDDFSLDCGVETIATLNPRTFDDDNLLASDALQIIENYKIQLLIITNKNRELKGLLHIHDLIEAGIK encoded by the coding sequence ATGAACTATAAAGAGATAGTAAAAGAGGTTTTACTGATTGAAGCAAAAGAGCTTGAAATTGCTTCAAGCTCTATCTCTTTTGATATAGAGAGTATTGTAGATTTAATTGTAAATTCAAAAGGTAAATTAATTGTTACTGGTGTTGGAAAATCTGGACTTGTAGGTGCAAAAATTGCAGCTACACTTGCAAGTACAGGAACTAGCTCATTCTTTCTTCATCCAACAGAGGCTATGCATGGCGATTTAGGAATGATTGGAAAAGATGATATAGTTTTAGGAATATCATATAGTGGAGAGAGTGAAGAGCTTATCCAAATTCTTCCACATATAAAAAGGTTTAATATCCCACTAATTGCAATGGCAAGAGATGAAAACTCAACGTTGGCTAAATATTCAGACTATTTTATAAATATTAGTGTTAAAAAAGAGGCTTGTCCTCTTGATACTGCTCCAACATCTTCTACAACTTTAACAATGGCTATGGGTGATGCTCTTGCAGTTTGTTTGATGAAAAAAAGAGATTTTAAGAAAGAGGATTTTGCATCTTTTCATCCAGGTGGTAGTTTAGGTAAAAAGCTCTTTATAAAATTGGATGATCTTTTAAGAAAAGAGAATCTTCCTGTTGTTTCACGTGAAACAAAATTAAAAGATGCAATTATTGTGATGAGTGAAGGGCGATTAGGAACTGTAATTATTGAAGATGAAGAAAATAGAGTAATTGGAGTTCTAAGTGATGGAGACTTGAGAAGAGCATTAATGAAAGATGATTTCTCTCTTGATTGTGGTGTTGAAACTATTGCAACTTTAAATCCAAGAACTTTTGATGATGATAATCTTTTAGCTAGTGATGCTTTACAAATCATTGAGAACTATAAAATTCAACTTCTCATAATTACAAATAAAAACAGAGAGTTAAAAGGCTTGTTACATATTCATGATCTTATAGAAGCAGGTATAAAATGA
- a CDS encoding pseudouridine synthase, protein MRKDINKDAKRADSNTRDNEQLRLNKFISHNSQYSRREADALISEGKVRVNNRVITDLATKVKSTDKVEIGKKIIKEDKNRIYTVIVYNKPKGELVTKVDPQGRKTIYDGLESKYKHFLSVGRLDYASEGVLLLSDSVEVVNALMHSNLERVYKVKVSGHISPKVEMAMQKGLEIEDATKGAYKKTKIKSMSFAPFLAYDIQTNGEKISKIKVVISEGKNRELRRFFAHFGLDVMDLKRVEYGGVSLNNLPTGKSRFLSKDEYKNLRIFLDEKDNG, encoded by the coding sequence ATGAGAAAAGATATAAATAAAGATGCAAAAAGAGCAGATAGCAATACAAGAGATAATGAGCAGTTAAGACTAAATAAATTCATTTCACACAACAGTCAATACTCAAGAAGAGAGGCAGATGCTCTTATTTCTGAAGGGAAAGTTAGAGTAAACAACAGAGTGATTACAGATTTAGCTACAAAGGTAAAATCTACAGATAAAGTAGAGATTGGTAAAAAAATTATAAAAGAGGACAAAAACCGTATTTACACAGTAATTGTTTATAATAAACCAAAAGGCGAGCTTGTAACTAAAGTAGATCCTCAAGGAAGAAAGACAATTTACGATGGTTTAGAGAGCAAATATAAACACTTTTTGAGTGTTGGAAGACTAGATTATGCTAGTGAGGGAGTTTTGCTTTTAAGTGATAGTGTAGAGGTTGTAAATGCTCTTATGCACTCAAATCTTGAAAGAGTATATAAAGTAAAAGTGAGTGGACATATTTCTCCAAAAGTTGAAATGGCAATGCAAAAAGGATTAGAGATAGAAGATGCAACAAAAGGTGCATATAAAAAGACAAAGATAAAATCTATGAGTTTTGCGCCATTTTTAGCTTATGATATTCAAACAAATGGAGAAAAAATATCTAAGATTAAAGTAGTTATTAGTGAGGGGAAAAATAGAGAACTTAGAAGATTCTTTGCTCACTTTGGCTTAGATGTTATGGATTTAAAAAGAGTTGAATATGGTGGGGTTAGTTTAAATAATCTTCCAACAGGAAAATCAAGATTTTTATCAAAAGATGAGTACAAAAATCTTAGAATTTTTCTAGATGAAAAAGACAATGGTTGA
- a CDS encoding replication-associated recombination protein A yields MVDLSNKYRPIRLEDFIGQTHILGQDKALYKLIKQKEIPHLFFYGKPGTGKTTLAKIIAKELGSDYYYFNATTIKVEDLRKVFDRYKDSFIKPLIFIDEVHRLSKNQQEVLLPIMESYSAKIIGASTENPFFTLTSAIRSRSFLYEFLPFSYSDMEKILNIVLKDIDIVLTKDAKEYLIYSSSGDARAMLTLLNFSIKIDKDIKLDTLKELRANIIGDGVSSSSSHYDLASAMIKSLRGSNVDASLYYMARLIDGGESVDFITRRLVIFASEDIGNANPNALNLAVSTMSACNKIGYPESRIILAQCAIYLASSPKSNSAYKAINKALEQIKNGKILDIPKHLDSQHIGYLYPHDFGGYVEQEYLKEDLNLYHSLDIGFEKTLSEWLKKIKGES; encoded by the coding sequence ATGGTTGATTTATCAAATAAATATCGCCCTATAAGATTAGAAGATTTTATAGGGCAAACTCATATTTTAGGGCAAGATAAAGCATTATATAAGCTAATAAAACAAAAAGAGATTCCTCATCTATTTTTCTATGGAAAACCAGGAACTGGCAAAACAACACTAGCAAAAATCATAGCAAAAGAGTTAGGAAGTGACTACTACTATTTCAATGCAACAACTATAAAAGTAGAAGATTTAAGAAAGGTATTTGATAGATATAAAGATAGTTTTATTAAGCCTTTGATTTTTATAGATGAAGTTCATAGATTATCAAAAAATCAGCAAGAAGTTTTGCTTCCTATTATGGAAAGTTATAGTGCAAAAATTATTGGAGCTAGTACAGAAAATCCATTTTTCACTCTTACAAGTGCTATTAGATCTAGATCATTTTTATATGAATTTTTACCTTTTTCATATAGTGATATGGAGAAGATTTTAAATATTGTTTTAAAAGATATTGATATAGTTTTGACTAAAGATGCTAAAGAATATTTGATATACTCAAGTAGTGGAGATGCTAGAGCTATGCTAACACTATTAAACTTTTCAATAAAGATTGATAAAGATATTAAGCTAGATACTTTAAAAGAGCTAAGAGCAAATATTATAGGAGATGGAGTTAGTTCTAGCTCTTCACACTATGATTTAGCAAGTGCTATGATAAAATCTCTAAGAGGTTCAAATGTTGACGCTTCACTTTATTATATGGCAAGATTAATAGATGGAGGAGAGAGTGTAGATTTTATTACTAGAAGACTTGTAATTTTTGCTAGTGAAGATATAGGAAACGCAAATCCAAATGCTTTAAATCTGGCAGTATCAACTATGAGTGCATGTAATAAAATTGGCTATCCAGAATCCAGAATAATTTTGGCTCAATGTGCAATATACTTAGCATCAAGTCCAAAATCAAATAGTGCTTATAAAGCAATTAATAAAGCTCTTGAGCAGATAAAAAATGGCAAGATTCTTGATATTCCAAAACATTTAGATAGTCAACACATAGGATATTTATATCCTCATGACTTTGGCGGATATGTAGAACAAGAGTATTTAAAAGAAGATTTAAATCTTTATCACTCACTTGATATTGGATTTGAAAAAACTTTAAGTGAGTGGTTAAAGAAAATAAAAGGAGAGAGTTGA
- the hemJ gene encoding protoporphyrinogen oxidase HemJ has protein sequence MEYYTWVLSLHVIAVLSWMAMLFYLPRLFVYHVENIEKKEFVEVVKIQEYKIYKYIGNPAMYVTIFSGVAMVVLNPLLLSQDWFHAKLLMVLLLSIYSLSLEVYRKQLESGTCKKSGKFFRMYNEQPTLLAILIVTYVITKSFSVLFTVIIVMLFAFISYMILKPKKGN, from the coding sequence ATGGAATACTACACATGGGTTTTAAGTTTACATGTTATTGCAGTACTATCTTGGATGGCAATGTTATTTTATTTACCACGACTTTTTGTTTATCATGTAGAAAATATAGAGAAAAAAGAGTTTGTAGAGGTTGTAAAAATACAAGAGTACAAGATATATAAATATATTGGAAATCCTGCTATGTATGTGACAATATTTAGTGGAGTTGCAATGGTAGTATTAAATCCTCTTCTCTTAAGTCAAGATTGGTTCCATGCAAAGCTTTTAATGGTACTCTTACTAAGTATCTACTCACTATCACTTGAAGTTTATAGAAAACAGTTAGAAAGTGGAACTTGTAAGAAAAGTGGTAAATTCTTTCGTATGTACAATGAGCAACCAACACTTTTAGCAATTTTGATAGTTACATATGTAATTACAAAATCTTTTTCAGTGCTATTTACGGTGATTATTGTGATGCTATTTGCATTTATCTCTTATATGATTTTAAAACCAAAAAAGGGAAATTAA
- a CDS encoding PhoH family protein, with product MNFEKYYLLDTNILLENASNIFKLSDSGNNLLILTETVLDEIDSKKSGFEEINFQAREFARILENSKVHDSFCFEDKKIIRVNIENSKTIIDIISKEEYKASSKNISLNILNDRKILEIASEIKEFYTKDIIFISMDIMARTRALSLDIKTEALHGKELDKLDFKFIKEIEINFEDLESLNNQDIINFDEEYSYNNFSYCFKVKSSDQVILASIVNEKIVLLDEVEIRNQIITPLNKEQLFFSNAIINHFYNVLIVEAKAGSGKTLLALSGALKLVRQKEFQKIIYIRNSIESLDKGEDVGYLPGLEEKFAIYNHPLMDSLDYIIRSEHKRKRNKRSDVPYNPLDDSEVTARVEQMISNYGIETMWVGEMRGRTLSNSFIIIDEAQNMSNKTMQMVLSRIDNSCKVVILGSNKQIDNFYVNRYTNALTTLLKSTQAENHLVNIFAIKLEKVLRGPITEWAEDIFSK from the coding sequence ATGAATTTTGAAAAATACTATCTTTTGGATACAAATATACTTTTAGAAAATGCTTCGAATATTTTTAAATTAAGTGATAGTGGAAACAACCTTTTAATACTTACTGAAACGGTTTTAGATGAAATAGATAGCAAAAAAAGTGGATTTGAAGAGATAAATTTCCAAGCTAGAGAGTTTGCGAGAATATTAGAAAACTCAAAAGTTCATGATAGTTTTTGTTTTGAAGACAAAAAGATTATTAGAGTAAATATTGAAAATAGTAAAACTATAATAGATATTATCTCAAAAGAGGAGTATAAAGCTAGTAGTAAAAATATATCACTCAATATTTTAAATGATAGAAAAATTCTTGAAATTGCAAGTGAAATTAAAGAGTTTTATACAAAAGATATAATCTTTATATCAATGGATATTATGGCAAGAACACGAGCCTTGAGTCTTGATATAAAAACTGAAGCACTTCATGGTAAAGAGCTTGATAAACTAGATTTCAAATTTATTAAGGAGATAGAGATAAATTTTGAAGATTTAGAGAGCTTAAATAATCAAGATATTATAAACTTTGATGAAGAGTACAGTTACAATAACTTCTCTTATTGCTTTAAGGTAAAAAGTTCAGATCAAGTAATATTAGCAAGTATTGTAAATGAAAAGATAGTTTTATTAGATGAAGTTGAGATTAGAAATCAGATAATAACTCCACTAAATAAAGAGCAACTATTTTTCTCAAATGCAATTATAAATCACTTTTACAATGTATTAATAGTAGAAGCAAAAGCTGGAAGTGGAAAGACTCTCTTGGCATTAAGTGGAGCTTTAAAACTAGTACGTCAAAAAGAGTTTCAAAAAATTATCTATATAAGAAACTCTATTGAGTCCTTAGACAAAGGTGAAGATGTAGGATATCTACCAGGGCTTGAAGAGAAATTTGCAATTTATAATCATCCTTTGATGGATAGTTTAGATTATATAATAAGAAGCGAACATAAAAGAAAAAGAAACAAAAGAAGTGATGTACCATATAACCCACTTGATGATAGCGAAGTAACTGCAAGAGTAGAACAGATGATTTCCAACTATGGTATTGAGACAATGTGGGTAGGAGAGATGAGAGGACGAACTTTATCAAATAGCTTTATAATCATAGATGAAGCACAAAATATGTCAAATAAAACTATGCAGATGGTTTTATCAAGAATTGATAATAGTTGTAAAGTTGTTATATTAGGTTCAAACAAACAAATAGATAATTTCTATGTAAACAGATATACAAATGCACTAACAACTCTTCTAAAATCAACTCAAGCTGAAAATCATCTTGTAAATATTTTTGCGATAAAACTTGAAAAGGTTCTAAGAGGACCAATAACTGAGTGGGCTGAGGATATTTTTAGTAAATAA